In Delphinus delphis chromosome 11, mDelDel1.2, whole genome shotgun sequence, one genomic interval encodes:
- the NANOG gene encoding homeobox protein NANOG isoform X2, giving the protein MSVDPACPQSLRGPEASNSRESSPVPEIYGPEENYVSLQMSSAETHDMETVSPLPSFSMDVLIQDSPDSSTSPRVKLLATAADKSTEKKEEKVLVKKQKTRTVFSQTQLCVLNDRFQRQKYLSLQQMQELSNILNLSYKQVKTWFQNQRMKCKRWQKNNWPRNSNIVTQGCLVNSSGNLPMWGNQTWNNPTWSNQSWNSQSWNNQSWNSQTWCPQAWNNQTWNNQFNNYVEEFLQPQIQYQQSSPVSDLEATLETAGEGYNIIQQTAKYFNSQQQIMDLFPNYSLNIQPEDL; this is encoded by the exons ATGAGTGTGGACCCAGCTTGTCCCCAAAGCCTCCGTGGCCCCGAAGCATCCAATTCTAGGGAATCTTCACCAGTGCCTGAGATTTATGGGCCTGAAGAAAATTATGTGTCCTTGCAAATGTCATCTGCTGAGACCCACGACATGGAGACTG tctctcctcttccttccttctccatggATGTGCTTATTCAGGACAGTCCTGATTCTTCCACAAGCCCCAGAGTAAAACTACTGGCCACGGCTGCAGACAAGAgcacagagaagaaggaagagaaggtccTGGTCAAGAAGCAGAAGACCAGAACCGTGTTCTCTCAGACGCAGCTGTGTGTGCTCAATGACAGATTTCAGAGGCAGAAATACCTCAGCCTCCAGCAAATGCAAGAACTTTCCAACATCCTGAACCTTAGCTACAAACAG GTTAAGACCTGGTTCCAGAACCAGAGAATGAAATGTAAGAGGTGGCAGAAAAACAACTGGCCCAGGAATAGCAACATTGTGAC CCAAGGATGCTTGGTGAACTCTTCCGGAAACCTGCCCATGTGGGGTAACCAGACCTGGAATAACCCAACTTGGAGCAACCAGAGCTGGAACAGTCAGTCCTGGAACAACCAGAGCTGGAACAGTCAGACCTGGTGCCCCCAAGCCTGGAATAACCAGACCTGGAACAATCAATTCAACAACTATGTTGAGGAATTCCTGCAGCCCCAGATCCAGTACCAGCAAAGTTCTCCTGTCAGTGATCTGGAGGCCACCTTGGAAACTGCCGGGGAAGGCTATAACATAATACAGCAAACTGCTAAGTATTTCAATTCCCAACAGCAAATCATGGATTTGTTCCCAAATTACTCTCTGAACATACAGCCTGAAGATTTGTAA
- the NANOG gene encoding homeobox protein NANOG isoform X1: protein MSVDPACPQSLRGPEASNSRESSPVPEIYGPEENYVSLQMSSAETHDMETVSPLPSFSMDVLIQDSPDSSTSPRVKLLATAADKSTEKKEEKVLVKKQKTRTVFSQTQLCVLNDRFQRQKYLSLQQMQELSNILNLSYKQVKTWFQNQRMKCKRWQKNNWPRNSNIVTQGPATTEYPGFYSYHQGCLVNSSGNLPMWGNQTWNNPTWSNQSWNSQSWNNQSWNSQTWCPQAWNNQTWNNQFNNYVEEFLQPQIQYQQSSPVSDLEATLETAGEGYNIIQQTAKYFNSQQQIMDLFPNYSLNIQPEDL, encoded by the exons ATGAGTGTGGACCCAGCTTGTCCCCAAAGCCTCCGTGGCCCCGAAGCATCCAATTCTAGGGAATCTTCACCAGTGCCTGAGATTTATGGGCCTGAAGAAAATTATGTGTCCTTGCAAATGTCATCTGCTGAGACCCACGACATGGAGACTG tctctcctcttccttccttctccatggATGTGCTTATTCAGGACAGTCCTGATTCTTCCACAAGCCCCAGAGTAAAACTACTGGCCACGGCTGCAGACAAGAgcacagagaagaaggaagagaaggtccTGGTCAAGAAGCAGAAGACCAGAACCGTGTTCTCTCAGACGCAGCTGTGTGTGCTCAATGACAGATTTCAGAGGCAGAAATACCTCAGCCTCCAGCAAATGCAAGAACTTTCCAACATCCTGAACCTTAGCTACAAACAG GTTAAGACCTGGTTCCAGAACCAGAGAATGAAATGTAAGAGGTGGCAGAAAAACAACTGGCCCAGGAATAGCAACATTGTGACTCAG GGCCCAGCAACTACAGAATACCCGGGCTTCTATTCGTACCACCAAGGATGCTTGGTGAACTCTTCCGGAAACCTGCCCATGTGGGGTAACCAGACCTGGAATAACCCAACTTGGAGCAACCAGAGCTGGAACAGTCAGTCCTGGAACAACCAGAGCTGGAACAGTCAGACCTGGTGCCCCCAAGCCTGGAATAACCAGACCTGGAACAATCAATTCAACAACTATGTTGAGGAATTCCTGCAGCCCCAGATCCAGTACCAGCAAAGTTCTCCTGTCAGTGATCTGGAGGCCACCTTGGAAACTGCCGGGGAAGGCTATAACATAATACAGCAAACTGCTAAGTATTTCAATTCCCAACAGCAAATCATGGATTTGTTCCCAAATTACTCTCTGAACATACAGCCTGAAGATTTGTAA